The Brachyhypopomus gauderio isolate BG-103 chromosome 12, BGAUD_0.2, whole genome shotgun sequence genome window below encodes:
- the camsap2a gene encoding calmodulin-regulated spectrin-associated protein 2a isoform X5 — translation MGDLTESKNWKKTFIVPAIKSFEHYEFNRAKIRASLTWLVAKAFGTESVPGDLKDPFYTDQYEQEHLKPPVGALLLSAELYSRAGSLILKSDAAKPLLGHDAIIQALAQKGLYVTDQERLVTERDLCKRPIQMSAHLAMIDTLMMAYTVETVSVEKVVMCMKQYSMDYADGDVPYDTEDAVTSWMNKVNEYLKEIIMQEQSRKEAQNEEPVESPKSPTKWYMKLVPARYRKEQLLPKAVPWIPSVDNLLKDSTDGSGLAALLHFYCPDLVKLEDICLKETMSLADSLYNLQLIQDFCRKHLNRCCHFSLEDMLYASSSIKNNYLVFMAELFWWFEVVKPPFVQPQVLVTEAPAPSIKTVPSVPISKVTKRSFMERPPSPDRPSLPLRPQPRTLNSGEIKRSTSMSFVDSFIGTWPKEKRSASQGVSFDIPFDKEDAGQTPAPPSRGMTRSVSTEGFGFKVPNMAKGMKRNLSFQPVNGQSVGIEEEGCPDSLAEADRVNGVAAHNMEEALEIIHNSEKKQQNPVAQAQSEGFFLHLQTKGELSAKTQIEEEELDSVSETKEAWSTSTTEVDTGIHVRTEDIQETLDEDSSLRDCTISMDLDMDQDSETRVCHSQSSTSPCPSSISTRSPTAFPPTPTSGIKMTSFAEQKFRKLHPSVETKGSSSQGTTPDSSDFNLPHSVSWAPSPETRPVHQPPKDPAQAMAAEMAQLRMRLEEKRRAIEAQKKKVEAAFTRHRQKMGRSAFLTVVRKKSDGAPPAQEDAKAAPDTPQATKSPGKSPVKSPGEEGASEADLLEYTRSIEKLNASLSFLQTEMQRLAQQQEFIMQMRQQQTWSASPHHPSPQKQVWELRGSGARSSGSPSPADSPRAVHRSPTNLKRKSASFHSKTPRTPRPSELKIAPFSRVLTVPQSVDSIPRLRRFSPSQPISSSFAYLGNDTKPAGTTSAEKDSVQASEVLCTEGATDVTSPTKNPSPADAEVVAGSGARQAEELKDAQNKVEGDGEKKERKKTETEIKPTVESSVSEVLSQAVKETVIVTPTEKPVDLVVQSNRNLIEVPLSVLQPLDGPELEENGERLGAGDNPEDDQKMCCGFFFKDDMKGEDGMALKRRALLEKRLRRERENQQRKQQLEAEQEQKKEDARLKAEEDRQKKEEEKARKEFIKQEYLRRKQLKLMEDMDALVKARPAGAKSRKPRPKSIHRDVLEPPRGPIKATAGSRPRVFSVSSLSLASLSLGESDSVSSEKRTPRPDSADGFLSPTRSGSHNGEKDWENGSTTSSVTSNTEYTGPKLYKEPSAKSNKHIIQNALAYCCLAGKVNEAQKNKILEEMEKSEANNFLILFRDSGCQFRALYTYCPDTEQMNKLAGIGPKTISYKMIDGLYKYNSDRKLFSQIPAKTMSASVDAITIHSHLWQTKKPGTPKKVAPPKS, via the exons AGTGCCCACCTGGCCATGATTGACACACTGATGATGGCCTACACTGTGGAGACGGTGAGCGTGGAGAAGGTGGTGATGTGTATGAAGCAGTATTCTATGGACTACGCCGATGGAGACGTACCGTATGACACAGAGGATGCAGTCACAAGCTGGATGAATAAG GTCAACGAGTACTTGAAGGAGATCATCATGCAGGAGCAAAGCAGGAAGGAGGCGCAGAATGAAGAGCCGGTTGAAAGCCCGAAG TCTCCAACCAAGTGGTATATGAAGCTGGTTCCT GCCCGATACAGAAAGGAGCAACTTCTGCCTAAGGCTGTACCATGGATCCCCTCCGTGGACAACCTGCTGAAGGACAGCACTGACGGCAGCGGCCTGGCCGCCTTGCTGCATTTCTACTGCCCGGACCTGGTCAAGCTGGAGG ACATATGCCTGAAAGAGACCATGTCACTGGCAGACAGCTTGTACAacctgcagctcatccaggactTCTGCCGCAAGCACTTAAACCGCTGCTGCCACTTCAGCCTGGAAGACATGCTCTACGCATCTTCATCCATTAAG AATAACTACCTTGTCTTCATGGCCGAGCTCTTCTGGTGGTTTGAAGTAGTTAAGCCACCCTTTGTGCAGCCTCAGGTTTTGGTCACTGAAG CACCAGCTCCATCAATAAAAACCGTGCCATCCGTACCTATCTCGAAAGTGACAAAAAGAAGTTTCATGGAAAGACCTCCCAGTCCAGACAGGCCAAG CTTACCGCTGCGACCACAACCTCGAACCTTAAACTCAG GTGAGATCAAGCGATCAACCTCCATGTCGTTTGTTGACAGCTTTATTGGGACTTGGCCCAAGGAGAAAAG GTCAGCCTCTCAGGGAGTGTCCTTTGATATTCCATTTGATAAAGAGGACGCCGGTCAGACCCCTGCACCACCCAGCAGGGGAATGACCAGGTCTGTGAGCACAGAGGGCTTTGGATTCAAAGTACCTAACATGGCCAAGGGAATGAAACGAAACCTGTCCTTCCAGCCAGTCAATGGCCAAAGCGTAGGTATTGAGGAGGAAGGCTGTCCAGACAGCCTCGCCGAAGCTGATCGTGTGAACGGTGTGGCCGCACATAACATGGAAGAGGCCCTAGAGATCATCCACAACTCTGAGAAGAAACAGCAGAACCCTGTGGCCCAGGCACAGAGTGAGGGATTCTTCCTTCATCTGCAGACCAAAGGAGAACTGTCCGCCAAAACACAAATAGAAGAAGAAGAACTAGATTCTGTGTCAGAGACAAAAGAGGCCTGGAGCACATCTACTACAGAGGTGGACACTGGCATACACGTGAGAACAGAAGACATCCAGGAGACACTGGATGAGGACTCATCCCTGAGAGACTGCACAATCAGTATGGACTTGGACATGGACCAGGACTCTGAAACCAGAGTATGTCACAGCCAGAGCTCCACCAGTCCATGTCCCAGCAGCATCAGCACCAGGTCTCCCACAGCTTTCCCACCCACCCCTACATCTGGCATTAAGATGACCAGCTTTGCTGAGCAGAAGTTCCGAAAGCTCCATCCAAGTGTGGAGACAAAGGGCAGCAGTTCTCAGGGCACCACACCAGACAGCTCAGACTTCAACCTTCCTCATTCTGTCTCCTGGGCCCCCTCCCCAGAAACGAGGCCTGTTCATCAGCCTCCGAAGGATCCGGCCCAAGCCATGGCTGCCGAAATGGCACAGCTGCGCATGCGTCTGGAGGAGAAGCGTCGTGCCATCGAGGCACAAAAGAAGAAGGTTGAAGCTGCCTTCACGCGTCACAGGCAGAAGATGGGCCGCAGTGCCTTCCTCACGGTGGTCAGAAAGAAAAGCGACGGCGCTCCCCCTGCCCAGGAGGATGCCAAAGCCGCACCCGACACACCGCAGGCCACTAAGTCCCCAGGCAAGTCCCCCGTGAAGTCCCCTGGAGAGGAGGGCGCGTCGGAGGCAGACCTTTTGGAATACACGCGCTCCATCGAAAAGCTGAACGCCTCGCTGAGCTTCTTGCAGACGGAGATGCAGCGGCTAGCCCAGCAGCAGGAGTTCATCATGCAGATGCGTCAGCAGCAGACCTGGTCTGCGTCTCCGCACCATCCTTCCCCCCAGAAACAGGTGTGGGAGCTCAGAGGGAGCGGGGCTCGCTCCTCAGGCTCTCCCTCACCCGCCGACTCCCCACGTGCCGTCCATCGCTCCCCCACCAACCTCAAGAGGAAATCGGCCTCGTTCCACTCCAAGACTCCCCGCACACCCAGGCCCAGTGAGCTGAAGATCGCCCCGTTCAGCCGGGTCCTCACCGTTCCCCAGTCTGTAGACAGCATACCGCGCCTGCGTCGATTCTCCCCCTCTCAGCCCATCTCCAGCTCCTTCGCGTACCTGGGGAATGACACAAAACCTGCAGGCACCACGTCTGCGGAGAAGGACAGTGTGCAGGCTTCCGAGGTCTTGTGCACCGAGGGTGCCACCGATGTCACGTCACCAACCAAAAACCCATCGCCAGCCGACGCTGAAGTGGTGGCAGGGTCAGGAGCCAGGCAGGCAGAAGAATTAAAAGATGCACAGAACAAAGtggagggagacggagagaaaaAGGAGCGGAAAAAGACAGAAACAGAAATTAAGCCCACGGTGGAATCCAGTGTTTCTGAGGTGCTATCGCAAGCAGTAAAAGAAACAGTCATAGTCACGCCTACTGAGAAGCCAGTCGATTTAGTTGTTCAAAGCAACAGAAACCTAATTGAGGTGCCACTATCTGTCCTACAACCTCTTGATGGACCAGAGTTAGAAGAAAATGGGGAGAGACTGGGAGCAGGAGACAATCCAGAGGATGACCAGAAAATGTGCTGTGGATTCTTTTTTAAG GATGACATGAAGGGTGAGGACGGCATGGCCCTGAAGCGTCGGGCCCTGCTGGAGAAGAGGCTCCGCAGGGAACGGGAGAACCAGCAGAGGAAACAGCagctggaggcagagcaggagcaGAAGAAAGAGGACGCCAG GCTGAAGGCGGAGGAGGATCggcagaagaaggaggaggagaaggccaGGAAGGAGTTCATCAAGCAGGAGTACCTGCGGAGGAAGCAGTTGAAGCTCATGGAGGACATGGACGCGCTGGTGAAAGCTCGGCCTGCCGGGGCGAAGTCGAGGAAGCCTCGGCCCAAGTCTATACACAGGGACGTGCTGGAGCCGCCCAGGGGCCCGATCAAGGCTACGGCAG GTTCACGACCTCGTGTTTTTTCAGTGTCTAGTCTGTCTTTGGCATCCCTCAGCCTGGGAGAGAGTGACAGTGTGAGCTCAGAGAAAAGAACCCCAAG GCCAGACTCAGCTGATGGTTTCCTGTCTCCCACTCGGTCTGGGAGCCACAATGGAGAGAAGGACTGGGAAAATGGGTCTACCACATCCTCTGTAACTTCAAACACAGAGTACACAG GTCCCAAATTGTACAAAGAGCCAAGTGCCAAATCAAATAAGCATATTATCCAGAATGCCCTGGCTTATTGCTGTTTGGCTGGGAAGGTCAATGAGGCACAGAAGAACAAGATCTTGGAG GAGATGGAGAAGTCAGAGGCCAACAACTTCCTGATTCTGTTCCGAGACTCGGGCTGCCAGTTCCGTGCTCTGTACACGTACTGCCCCGATACCGAGCAGATGAACAAGCTGGCGGGGATCGGGCCCAAAACCATCTCCTACAAGATGATCGACGGTCTTTACAAGTACAACTCGGACCGGAAGCTGTTCAGTCAAATCCCAGCCAAGACCATGTCAGCCAGCGTGGACGCCATAACCATCCACAGCCACCTATGGCAGACAAAGAAGCCAGGAACACCGAAGAAAGTAGCACCCCCCAAGTCCTAG